In Deltaproteobacteria bacterium HGW-Deltaproteobacteria-6, a single genomic region encodes these proteins:
- a CDS encoding ribosome assembly RNA-binding protein YhbY: MEPLKGSQRKYLRAQAHHLKPLVIIGAKGITEQLLGSVDLALKDHELIKVKFGEFKTAKKAMSSEIAEATKSELVGLIGNIAIFYRPCPQTEKRKIKLP, translated from the coding sequence ATGGAACCTCTTAAAGGCTCGCAACGAAAATATTTACGCGCGCAGGCGCATCATTTGAAACCGCTGGTGATCATCGGCGCCAAAGGCATAACCGAGCAGCTCCTCGGCTCGGTTGACCTGGCCTTGAAAGACCACGAACTGATAAAAGTTAAATTCGGCGAATTCAAAACCGCCAAAAAAGCAATGTCCTCAGAAATTGCCGAAGCCACTAAAAGCGAACTCGTCGGTCTGATCGGCAATATCGCAATCTTCTACCGACCCTGCCCGCAGACGGAAAAAAGAAAAATTAAACTACCTTAG
- a CDS encoding energy-dependent translational throttle protein EttA: protein MANEGNKVIYSMIGVSKVYEKKPVLKDIYLSYFYGAKIGVIGLNGSGKSSLLKILAGVDDEFLGKTILSPGYTVGYLEQEPRLDDAKTVRQIVEQGVQSTMDVINEYNAVNEKFGEEMSDEEMTKLCDRQAALQEKMDALDAWDMDSRLEMAMDALRCPPGDTLIKVLSGGEKRRVALCRLLLQKPDILLLDEPTNHLDAESVAWLEHHLQKYEGTIIAVTHDRYFLDNVAGWILELDRGQGIPWQGNYSSWLTQKQNRLKNEEKTESARIKTLERELEWIRMSPKGRHAKSKARINAYEELLGTTQEKESGTREIFIAPGPRLGDLVIEAKDVNKGYGDKLLVEGMTFSLPPGGIVGVIGPNGAGKTTLFRMITGQETPDSGTIRIGETVKLAYVDQSRDALDPEKNIWEMISDGQDMIAVGSRQINSRAYVSRFNFSGTDQQKKVGMLSGGERNRVHLARMLKEGGNVLLLDEPTNDLDVNTLRALEDSLESFAGCVVVISHDRWFLDRICTHILAFEGDSKVLFFDGNYSEYEEDRKSRLGAAASQPHRIKYRQLTRR, encoded by the coding sequence ATGGCGAATGAAGGAAACAAAGTAATTTACTCCATGATCGGAGTCAGCAAGGTTTATGAAAAAAAGCCGGTGCTGAAGGACATCTATCTGTCTTATTTCTACGGCGCGAAAATCGGCGTGATCGGTTTAAACGGATCCGGCAAAAGCTCGCTTCTGAAGATTCTGGCGGGTGTGGATGATGAATTTCTGGGCAAGACCATTCTTTCCCCGGGTTATACAGTGGGCTACCTGGAGCAGGAACCGCGTCTCGACGACGCTAAAACAGTGCGCCAGATTGTGGAGCAGGGCGTACAGTCCACAATGGATGTGATCAACGAGTACAACGCTGTCAACGAGAAGTTTGGCGAGGAAATGTCGGACGAGGAAATGACGAAGCTCTGCGACCGGCAGGCCGCCCTGCAGGAGAAGATGGACGCGCTGGATGCGTGGGATATGGACTCGCGACTTGAAATGGCAATGGACGCACTGCGCTGCCCGCCCGGCGACACATTGATCAAAGTGCTCTCCGGCGGTGAAAAACGCCGGGTCGCCCTGTGCCGTCTGCTTTTACAGAAACCCGACATTCTGCTTCTGGACGAACCGACCAACCATCTGGACGCCGAATCCGTTGCCTGGCTGGAGCATCATCTGCAAAAATACGAGGGCACGATCATTGCCGTTACCCACGACCGTTATTTCCTGGATAATGTTGCCGGTTGGATCCTTGAGCTCGACCGCGGCCAGGGCATTCCCTGGCAGGGGAATTATTCCTCGTGGCTCACGCAAAAGCAAAACCGCCTGAAGAATGAAGAAAAAACGGAAAGCGCAAGAATCAAAACCCTGGAGCGCGAGCTGGAATGGATCCGCATGTCGCCCAAGGGACGGCACGCCAAATCCAAGGCGCGTATCAATGCTTATGAAGAGTTGCTGGGTACAACCCAGGAAAAGGAATCCGGTACGCGAGAAATCTTTATTGCGCCGGGTCCCCGGCTGGGCGACCTGGTGATCGAGGCAAAAGACGTAAATAAAGGCTATGGCGATAAACTGCTTGTTGAAGGCATGACTTTTTCCCTGCCGCCAGGCGGTATCGTCGGCGTGATCGGCCCCAACGGCGCCGGCAAGACCACGCTTTTCCGCATGATCACAGGGCAGGAAACACCGGATTCCGGAACGATCCGCATCGGCGAAACCGTGAAGCTTGCTTATGTTGATCAGAGCCGCGACGCGCTTGATCCGGAAAAGAACATCTGGGAGATGATTTCCGATGGGCAGGATATGATTGCCGTCGGCAGCCGGCAGATCAATTCGCGTGCGTACGTGTCACGGTTTAATTTTTCCGGCACCGATCAGCAAAAGAAAGTCGGGATGCTGTCAGGCGGTGAACGCAACCGTGTACATCTGGCCCGGATGCTCAAGGAAGGCGGCAATGTCCTGCTGCTTGACGAACCCACGAACGATCTGGACGTGAACACCCTGCGAGCGCTGGAAGACTCGCTGGAGAGTTTTGCCGGCTGTGTTGTCGTCATCAGCCACGACCGCTGGTTTCTGGACAGAATCTGCACGCACATCCTGGCCTTTGAAGGCGACAGCAAGGTTCTTTTCTTTGACGGCAACTATTCCGAATACGAGGAAGACCGCAAAAGCAGACTGGGCGCCGCCGCCAGCCAGCCGCACCGAATCAAGTACCGGCAACTGACCAGAAGGTAG
- a CDS encoding MBL fold metallo-hydrolase yields MHRARQKIQDHKNNRKRKGSEMKYRDDIYIYEWANYFDNNCNSYYIGGNVQALIDPGLTRYLPDLLNQMANDGIKKKDIKYVINTHSHPDHFQGSELFDQEKVKIALHRKEMDFLKGVGGELYGLFGITVPQMQINMQMEDGKLELGDQVFKVISIPGHTPGSIGLYWPVKKALFCGDVVFQQNVGRTDFPGGNGSLLKKSIVTLSDLDIELLLPGHMGMIEGHDKIQDNFNIIIQNIFPYI; encoded by the coding sequence ATGCACCGCGCGCGGCAAAAGATTCAAGATCATAAGAACAATAGAAAGAGGAAAGGGTCCGAAATGAAGTATCGAGATGACATTTACATTTACGAATGGGCAAACTACTTTGACAACAACTGCAACAGCTACTACATCGGAGGAAATGTACAGGCGCTTATTGATCCGGGTCTGACGCGCTATCTGCCCGATTTGCTCAATCAGATGGCCAATGACGGCATCAAGAAGAAAGACATCAAGTACGTGATCAATACGCATTCGCATCCCGATCACTTTCAGGGCTCCGAACTTTTTGATCAGGAAAAGGTAAAGATCGCCCTGCACCGCAAGGAAATGGATTTCCTCAAAGGCGTCGGCGGCGAACTCTACGGTCTCTTCGGCATCACCGTGCCGCAGATGCAGATCAACATGCAGATGGAGGACGGCAAGCTTGAGCTGGGCGACCAGGTCTTCAAAGTGATTTCAATTCCTGGTCATACACCCGGATCTATCGGCCTCTACTGGCCTGTAAAGAAGGCCCTGTTCTGCGGCGACGTCGTGTTCCAGCAGAATGTCGGCCGCACGGATTTTCCTGGAGGCAACGGATCGCTGCTGAAAAAAAGCATTGTGACGCTGTCCGATCTCGATATCGAGTTGCTTTTACCCGGGCATATGGGAATGATCGAAGGCCATGACAAGATTCAGGACAACTTCAACATCATCATTCAGAATATTTTCCCCTACATTTAA
- a CDS encoding thiol:disulfide interchange protein yields the protein MILRVKRLIENLVSNVSLYIQDSVFLSFLAAYLGGVVISFTPCTYPLIPVTVGFIGAQGASSKLRGFLLSLFYVLGMSVTYAALGAAAALSGRLFGQMQTTPLVYIIMANVCLIMGLAMLDVFKISIPIPQSILKYSGGGKKGFAPSFLLGAASGFVIGPCTAPVLGVLLGFVALKSNLIMGIGLLFIFAFGMGTLLILVGTFTGFISSLPRSGAWMTVITRVFGVILIGAAQYFLYTAGTLSF from the coding sequence ATCATATTGAGGGTAAAAAGGTTGATTGAAAATCTGGTCAGTAATGTATCTTTGTATATTCAAGATTCTGTTTTTCTTTCATTTTTGGCGGCATATCTGGGCGGGGTGGTGATCAGCTTCACACCCTGTACTTATCCTCTCATTCCCGTGACGGTCGGTTTCATTGGTGCGCAGGGTGCATCATCAAAACTACGCGGCTTCCTGCTGTCACTGTTTTATGTTCTGGGGATGTCCGTGACATATGCCGCCCTAGGAGCGGCGGCTGCCCTGTCGGGAAGGCTCTTCGGGCAAATGCAGACAACCCCGCTTGTCTATATTATCATGGCGAACGTTTGCCTGATCATGGGATTGGCCATGCTTGATGTTTTTAAAATATCAATCCCGATTCCGCAAAGCATTCTTAAATATTCCGGCGGCGGGAAAAAAGGATTTGCTCCCAGTTTTTTGCTGGGTGCGGCTTCCGGTTTTGTGATCGGTCCATGCACCGCGCCGGTGCTCGGTGTGTTGCTGGGTTTTGTGGCACTCAAGAGTAATCTGATAATGGGTATCGGCCTTCTCTTTATTTTTGCCTTTGGAATGGGGACGCTCCTGATCCTGGTGGGTACATTTACGGGATTTATTTCTTCACTCCCACGGTCCGGCGCCTGGATGACTGTCATCACAAGGGTTTTTGGCGTTATTTTGATTGGCGCTGCCCAATATTTCCTGTATACTGCCGGCACGCTGTCTTTTTAA